One window from the genome of Dyella sp. A6 encodes:
- a CDS encoding LysR family transcriptional regulator translates to MEDFSAISSFVRVVEAKSFAAAAAQLGMTPSGVSRAVSRLEEQIGVRLLFRSTRALRLTDDGESFYLRCKDIMADLGEAVEALNYARTKPSGKLRVAVNVSVGRAALIPNLADFEAKYPDVRLELSMSDRNIGLIEEGIDCAIRMGELEDSNLIARKLGYFSNVLCAAPAYLERHGTPTTIDELKQHRCINYVYPTSGRPYQWQFDTADGKRALDVDAHLLINDGESVIQAAMAGLGIIQVPHWLAASAIGYGKLKVIMEDTISTGSPVWIVYPQKKHLSARVQAFIEWVHELFQRTNVPACRAGTLVPGPGMSPAFPARAKNSRGQTNAVPMNG, encoded by the coding sequence ATGGAAGATTTTTCTGCTATATCGAGCTTCGTCCGCGTGGTCGAAGCGAAAAGTTTTGCGGCGGCAGCCGCTCAGCTGGGCATGACGCCTTCCGGTGTAAGTCGTGCCGTGTCGCGGCTGGAAGAGCAGATCGGTGTGCGTCTGCTGTTCCGCAGCACTCGCGCGTTGCGACTGACCGACGATGGCGAATCGTTCTATCTGCGCTGCAAGGACATCATGGCGGATCTTGGCGAGGCGGTGGAAGCGCTGAATTACGCGCGCACCAAACCGTCCGGCAAGCTGCGCGTGGCGGTGAACGTATCGGTGGGACGCGCGGCCCTGATCCCCAACCTGGCCGATTTCGAGGCGAAATACCCCGATGTCCGGCTCGAGTTGTCGATGAGTGACCGCAACATCGGGCTGATCGAGGAAGGCATCGACTGTGCCATACGCATGGGCGAGCTGGAGGACTCCAACCTGATCGCACGCAAGCTGGGGTATTTCAGCAACGTACTGTGTGCGGCGCCGGCCTATCTGGAACGCCATGGCACGCCGACCACGATCGACGAGCTGAAGCAGCATCGCTGCATCAACTATGTGTATCCCACCAGCGGACGGCCTTACCAGTGGCAGTTCGACACGGCCGACGGCAAGCGTGCCCTGGATGTCGATGCACACCTGCTGATCAACGACGGCGAGTCGGTGATCCAGGCGGCCATGGCGGGGCTCGGCATCATCCAGGTGCCGCACTGGCTGGCGGCCAGCGCGATCGGCTACGGCAAGCTGAAGGTGATCATGGAGGACACGATCTCCACCGGGTCTCCGGTGTGGATCGTCTATCCGCAGAAGAAGCACCTGTCGGCGCGCGTACAGGCCTTCATCGAATGGGTGCACGAATTGTTCCAGCGCACCAACGTGCCGGCATGCAGGGCCGGCACGTTGGTGCCGGGTCCGGGCATGTCGCCAGCATTCCCGGCCAGAGCCAAGAATTCACGCGGGCAGACGAATGCCGTGCCGATGAACGGATAG